The following nucleotide sequence is from Montipora foliosa isolate CH-2021 unplaced genomic scaffold, ASM3666993v2 scaffold_117, whole genome shotgun sequence.
gtgacgatgaatacaacaaataactgtgtgaatcagacgccattatgacgcctatcgtcaaatctttgccatcatacattaaagacagtacacacgcactacaaattttccgcgatttcaatttctccggccaagacaaacttattttcaccatggacattacatctctatacacagtcattcctaatagcgaaggtcttcaaacacttaaacactttttcgatcaacgcactgtcaaagaacctagctcggaaactctcctccgccttgccgaactagttttaacgcttaactgtttttcattcgccggcaactattacaaacaaattaatggtgtagcgatgggcaccagaatgggacctagctatgccaatctttttgtaggatatgttgaacaccaattttttaatcagtacaacggccccaaacctgaactctacggccgttacatcgacgactgcatcggcgctatttcatccagcagagaagaactcgatcaatttataacctccgtcaactcttttcatccggctcttaaatatacctgggaaatttcggaaacgtcattggcttttctagatatcaaagtttctattagaggcaacgtgctatgtactagtgtgcaccacaaacctactgattcacacagttatttgttgtattcatcgtcacatccatcacatgtcaagaactccatcccttattctcaatttcttagacttcgacgtctatgtagtgatgactcccatttttccagcaaatcagaggagatgtgccagttcttcgaaaaacgtggctatcctgtctctgtggtcaaagcgggccatcatcgcgcccaacaatttgatcgacagtcatcactacaaacgtcacaaaaagataagaatgacagaattccattcaccctcactttctatcctcataatcacgcagtcaaaagcatcattcttagtaattttaaattactccaaaatgatcccgagactggtagaatcttttcgcaacctccacttatttcattcaaacgcgacaaaaacgtaggcaactttttagttagaagcgcgctcaaaactaacgagcaacccggcactttcaaatgcgcgcgctcacgatgcaaaacttgtcttttcattgttaacactagcaagatatcgggacctaagcgatctgttaagatcaccgatcgtttcacatgtacctccgcaaatgtcatttattgcataacctgcacgttatgcaataaattatacattggtgagacaggtagacgaataggtgaccgattccgcgaacaccttcgcgatgttgagaagaatgacaaggatgcatccaagccagtcgctcgccattttaatctacctaaccactccaaaaaacacatggctatctgcggcctttccctacatctaggtacgacggaaagccgcaagaatctggaacaaaaattcatctttcaaatcggcacccttaatcctcacggtattaacgaacgcttttcatttaactaatatattcctatttttcacgttgccatgttaccaccaatagcgtagctcctactctactataaaaactacacgtaacccataatccctcgattcgctctgacgaagggctaacgctcgaaacgtctggttttagaatctctgtacggtggccaatttacattatcaactccgttgataaaaccaaatttttattgggagttgttttgttttctgtatttgtttgtttgtttgtttgttttttgcttaCGTTATCTGTGCTTCGGCACTTGAAGAAGGAAGCCGAAAGTGGTTCTAGCTGAGTTATAACAAATTTCAAAAGAGGCCGGTAGGAGCGCCTCATGCCTACAGTTTCTAGTTTTACTTTGTGATTTGCATTGGACATCTGATGACCAGTCACCACCAATAAGAAATTCACCAATAAAGTTAAAGTAGGAATATtctgatgtcattttttatttccGCTGGGAACTGatttattttcattcttttgcAGAATGACAACAAACCCTCAGCCCATCTTGAGGGTAACCAAAGATCAACAACTTATCAAGGAATCATAAGTATTTACGATTTTTGTTTCTGTAGCTAAAAATTATCATCTTTCTTTATGGGACGTTGGAAGTGATTCCAGTTtgatataaaaaaaatcacttaaaCTTTTGAAAAGTACTTTCACCGtctggtgaaacagacggtttattcacatttgatcaaccataacaaaccatctatgcaagatatctcttggggaatcctccacaggaacatccacgacatccgcacgcgtaaaatcattgaagcgctagaaatccgcaagcatgagaacgttatgaatggttgcaatggacgagctctaaatctagattaacaccatcaaattaatgagccattgtactaagttttttacataaaccaatcttgtacttataatcttcattcactgacgaagctctaaacggcgaaacgtttgaagtatttaaccgattagaaacatatatgcctcaagaagttatttccttattacattatccatcgaggcatggctacacctttcttcttctcatcatatatatatatatatatatatatatatatcttttctttaattttaactAAAATTaagttacagctgcatgggtaacatcaaaaaaataatatctaATCATAACAAAGCTGAACTCAACAAATCGACGGGCAccaataatgaaaagaaaaactgtaattgccggAAACCCAACTCGTGCCCTATGGATGGAAACTGCAACGCGGAAAATGTCATCTACCAGGCTGAAGTCACCACTAACACCACGAAGgaaacctatatatatatatatatatatagtcatttatgtagggtgggagggggaatctggacaactgattgcctcacaaatcaggatcgcctcactactccccagtcgatcggctatgcacggtcctatccccttaagaattaattaatagtagattgaggagaggaatctggacaactgattgcatgagtgaaaatgtggttcggccgggaattgaacccgggtctccagattccaattcccggccgaaccacattttcactcatgcaatcagttgtccagattcctctcctcaatctactattaattaattcttaaggggataggaccgtgcatagccgatcgactggggagtagtgaggcgatcctgatttgtgaggcaatcagttgtccagattccccctcccaccctacataaatgattcttaattctctaaggggataggactgtgcatagccgatcgactggggggtagtgaggcgatcctgatttgcagaaaatgtgtgttgaattgtctccctggagccagccacgaTAAGGTCAATACAGAGTCatgttgccagcgtggttgggtggccgagtggttaaggcatccgactagtaatctggagacccgggttcaattcccggccgaaccacattttcactcatgcaatcagttgtccagatcaATTAAAGacgacgcatcgattctctgctactctgagtttcgcgcctaagcgctcgtcagacagaactttattcaactaagatcataccttcttacatacaaattagataagtagctaattaattcattaatgtgatgatctgatctacgtgtgaaataacgattttcgagagctattgttggcggcttgtgaaatttgctaagtaaaacttattctcgtggcggcatttagaaatgagttctgttcttttgtttaataaagacggcttcttggctctaattaaataaagtttttctgtcaggcacaagtggcaccgcttgcttttgttgctgtaggccggggcggtcgctaaaatactccagttaattgtaaaattggtgttgctgtctttaagtgtccagatatgttttgatagttccgtgctgtttgaatagtttctgttccgaaaggaaagtttgtgctgcgtgtaacgttgtttaaaagttccttctgttaGTCCAATGTAGTTCTTTCCGATGGGGTCGCTTTCTGTTGTTACGTTGGCGTTGTAGACGACGCTTGAGGTCAGACAGTTGTTTTTCAGAGGGCAGTCGTTTTTCTTCCTGCAGTTACAGTTGCTTTCCGTGGAGGGTGTCTTGCTTGGTTGGaggatttttctgttgtgcttctTAATTATGGTTTGCAGGTTGTctgtgcagctataactgacttttatgttgtttttgttgaagattttGTTGTACCGatgatttttcggaaaatgtttGCAGACGAGGTTCAGGAACTCTCTGCCGATGTTTGTCTGTACGTTCATGCTGTAGGGCGGATtaaaccaaattatgtttctttgtctgTTCTTGCGGCTGTTCTGTGCGGTATGAGTTACAGGTTTCTTGCGTTcagtgtacattaatttttcttcgtgtccactttgtttaagtgcactttcgtagtgtggtttggctttgttgaagAGTTCTTTGGTTGAGGAAATGTCGGAGATTCGTCGGCCGATGGCTGCAGGTAGGTGTTTTATTATTGTAGGCGGATGGTTGGAGTTGCTATCGATGTAGAGAGTTTCGTTGTTCGGCTTTCTCTATGGATAGTGGGTTCCGTCCGTGAGGTTTAGGGTGACGTCGAGGAAGTTGCAGATTTTTAAGTTTGTACTTATAGAAATGTTCAGTCCTTGTATCTTAAATTCTCGTGTGATATCCTTTCTAGTCCGTGTTCTGATTGTGGTCCAGAGAACATTAGAACATTCAAGGACACGATAGAGAAATTAAGATTCTTGTTTGCTGCTAAGAGCTGAcgacaagttgttgtttgttgcaAAACCAAGAAAATTTCACcgacaaattttatttttttcttgtccTTGTATCTTAAATTCTCGTGTGATATCCTTTCTAGTCCGTGTTCTGATTGTGGTCCGCTTGCGTTTCTTAGAAGTACCAgcccgtcgtctctgtagagtccGACGTTGTTTTTGCCGTATTTCTCGCTGAGGTTGTTCAGGAGGAAAAGACCGATAAGCTCACAAACTTCCGCTCCGTCGAAGCTGAACATTTCTATAAGTACAAACTTAAAAATCTGCAACTTCCTCGACGTCACCCTAAACCTCACGGACGGAACCCACTATCCATAGAGAAAACCGAACAACGAAACTCTCTACATTGATAGCAACTCCAACCATCCGCCTACAATAATAAAACACCTACCTGCAGCCATCGGCCGACGAATCTCCGACATTTCCTCAACCAAAGAACTcttcaacaaagccaaaccacactacgaaagtgcacttaaacaaagtggacacgaagaaaaattaatgtacactgAACGCAAGAAACCTGTAACTCATACCGCACAGAACAGCCGCAAGAAcagacaaagaaacataatttggtttaATCCGCCCTACAGCATGAACGTACAGACAAACATCGGCAGAGAGTTCCTGAACCTCGTCTGCaaacattttccgaaaaatcatCGGTACAACaaaatcttcaacaaaaacaacataaaagtcagttatagctgcacagACAACCTGCAAACCATAATTAagaagcacaacagaaaaatcctCCAACCAAGCAAGACACCCTCCACGGAAAGCAACTGTAACTGCAGGAAGAAAAACGACTGCCCTCTGAAAAACAACTGTCTGACCTCAAGCGTCGTCTACAACGCCAACGTAACAACAGAAAGCGACCCCATCGGAAAGAACTACATTGGACtaacagaaggaacttttaaacaacgttacacgcagcacaaactttcctttcggaacagaaactattcaaacagcacggaactatcaaaacatatctggacacttaaagacagcaacaccaattttacaattaactggagtattttagcgaccgccccggcctacagcaacaaaagcaagcggtgccacttgtgcctgacagaaaaactttatttaattagagccaagaagccgtctttattaaacaaaagaacagaactcatttctaaatgccgccacgagaataagttttacttagcaaatttcacaagccgccaacaatagctctcgaaaatcgttatttcacacgtagatcagatcatcacattaatgaattaattagctacttatctaatttgtatgtaagaaggtatgatcttagttgaataaagttctgtctgacgagcgcttaggcgcgaaactcagagtaacagagaatcgatgcgtcctctttaatctttcaatttatgtatacttagctctgctaccacagcattgagcactttacgccaaggttgactcgacctccacatttatatatatatatatatatatataactgccagtgaaaaaactgaagacttcatctgctataaaagtgctcgatggttaaaccagagctgtggataaagatgaatttctggagtcggactagttcaaaaacatttaattgctactcggagtttcatgcttctaatgaagcaatcatcaggcaactcagagttgcctgatgattgcttcattagaagcatgaaactccgagtagcaattaaatgtttttgaactagtccgactccagaaattcatctttatatatatatatatatatatatataactcaTCACAAATGAAGACAAACGATAAACCTTTTTTACACACCTATATTTCGACTCCGTACAGGAGTCGAAATATAGGTGTGTAAAAAAGGTTTATCGTTTGTCTTCATTTGTGATGAGTTGTATTTTTTATTAGGATATTTGGTTGCGACAGATCTCGCAATctaattggctaatttgccgttgttgataagagtctagacagcgctgctcgcgtcatgccCGCGTCGATGTCACgtaatgtaatagccaatcaggaaagctcattttgggaaataaatcaatcatattgcgagaaagttatagacgacgcttgttctttctttgtgtcatgattttggtcacgctctggccagcggataaacactagcaaaaccaattgagttatccaatggatagtaatttatccagtggacagcgctatccacccttcgaacaacttgGGCCTGGAATAAACCCGATAAGAGTATAGACAacactgaaccactttcgatttgttaattggaataaataaacacGAGTAGACTTTTTCAAAGACAACCAAACTTGCAAGAGctcgtagggcgagtgcaatttatAGTCTTTGAAacatttacaagtgcttatttattccaaattgcacgagaaaaatcatgtgattacttattaataatatacatgaaaaaattcgagatagttaagcaaaagaaattgcGCCATAAAATGCGCCATCCAGGGtgcgcgcttgatttgaaaacaaaagatttgattggttctgaccaaaccccattgtttattagccaatcataattcagaatttcgatgtgtaatttgcactggtattacactttttacactttctttttaactgcactgctctcagccaatcagaatcgagtaattttttcatgtacgttattattattattattgtaccattaataacatgggtgacaaattacgcaaAATGTCAGCCTTAATTTATAATTCCACACGTGAATTaaaatgttgccatggcaacttttcctacagcgCCAAAATGATGTCTTATGAACGTAAATTtccacccatgatattaatagggaagatatctgtttacaaacattgcttttgttattcacatttgccaaccacaggaacaaaagacctttcGTTTCGACAGCCATAAGgcctctggttggcatattaatgacaatgggtgacgtcaacaATATCTTCCCTGTAGcgaatcaaatggtatactcatGAAATTAAGGAATAATTTCACTCGCGTTTTGtctaaaatcaaataatttcccgagcctttatttccaagtataccatttgattacccatactaatcgaatattataaataaatatatatacatatttgtTGTTGTAAATTGTTTGGAAAATTGGAATGTAAGGGGCTTTTAGTTATTGGCTTAGAACATTCAAGGACACGATAGAGAAATTAAGATTCTTGTTTGCTGCTAAGGGCTGAcgacaagttgttgtttgttgcaAAACCAAGAAAATTTCACcgacaaattttatttttttcttattaattcCTCCTCGATATCTAAACCGAAAGTCAAATGAGTTTCAGTGATTTTCTGCAAACATTAAATTTAACCCTAAATgtgcctttttttcttcaattatCCGAAACAAGGTCTCCCTCttacttctttttttaagtAAAATAACAAAGAGCTCAGCTAATTGTACTTTCCTTTCAGCGATCAAAGACTTTTCTCTTAGTGCTCCCAACAGCCATCTTGCAGGCGGAATGACGTACAATGACGGAAAACTGACGGTGCCCATCTCTGGACGGTACTACATATACTTACAGATGTATTTTTACAACAACAATGGGAGAATACACGTCTTTGTGAACAACAAACTTGTTACCATGACATCACCGATgaaagcaccaatcagcgaaGGGGCCTTGTACGCTGGCGGGGTGTTCAAACTGAAAGCTGGCGACGTCATCACGGTGAAGACAGCTTCATGGCCAACTTCCACTACTAAAGTATGGATGGGGCCACATCACTCCTACTTCGGGGCATTTTTGATTTGAGCGCGCTCGAATCGCTCGACGACGCATAAACGCAACAATGTAACGAGCGCCAGTTTTCATGATTTAAGGGATTTTAAAGCTAGACTTCTAATCAAGGTGGTTTCGCTGTTTTGTAGAAGACTGTCGTCATAAGTGTCTCAGTATAGGCTTATAGCTGCAATATCATACTTTTAAAAAACTGAAATAAAAAGTAAGTATGGTGGCAAATACTTGTGAGTGGGTATTTATTGCCGAAGGACCTACAACCCCGCTCAGATGTCAAAACCACAAAGGAGAATGTAAAAGATCTTGCAAGAGTCTTTAAGAGATCAACTAAATTGGGACTAGTGCATTCCTATTCCCCACTCAGAATTGATGTCATGGACGAAATCGTCAGCTCAAGAGGAAAATGCAAGTTTGAAACCGATTCCCGAGAAACAAATTTTAGTCCTTCGTTGCATAGCAACCATCCACTTCTGCTCCTCATTCTCCTTTTTTGTTGGACTCAAAAGTTATTTATGAAGAAACCGTTGCAGTTTTTTTCCAGaagaaacgattttttttttgcggggaATGTATGCTAATtgtgagaaaaagtggtttCCGTGACTTTTTGCTAAAAGCCAGTTTTGCTGTCATGCGCAGAAGGCACCATCTTGTACAGCGACGACAGGCGTCGCCAGAGTGACCTAATGGAACGTACTCCTTGCAAAACATGCTGCACTAGCTTGAAATTGCTCGAACATAAAGAACAGATCCCTCGAAAACTTCTACAAATCCTTAAGGTAAAATATGTATGATCTTGGCGGCTGAGTGCAACTAGACCGGTGTGGTGTTGGACTTTCAAAGACATTGGAATATAAACTTCTAATTCAGAGCACTCTTGATTTTCAACATCAAGGCACTCTGTATCTGACCAAGAAAAGTATGACTCCCAGGGTGCTTGCCATTAAGCAAAAATTCCGATTTCAAATTCCGCAAATTCCGTGGCCCAATGGAAGGTTCTTTCCGTTACACACACCCGTCTCAAGCCACTCAACGTTCGCTTTAAGGAAGACCATTTATTTTATACCCCACTTTAAGTGAACATGAACATCTCCGCGATAGTCGAGTTCTCTCGAGTGTCCATCGACGTTTCAAAATGTCCGTTGGCCTTCTTATAGAATATTGCTTTCAAAGAGCCCTCAAGAATCAGCCGAAAACCGAAATGTTACTACATCTAGAAAATACGGCAGGAAACGCTGTCAAGAATCAAAATACTTAATACTTTTGAAAGCAACTTAAAACACACTTTTTCCAATGGGAAATGTCTACCTTCACTTTCCTGCCCTCCTCTCATAAACATAGGCATTTCTTATGCACCGTATCTCCGGTACTATCGCGGTATTCGTAGTTGTCCTTTTATGATTTCCTTTACTAACAGGTATTTTCGGGAGAAGTTATTGAAAATTGGTGacaatgtttgaaagaaatatatgttgttgtttttcttcactTATAGGGAAATCCTTGCAAGTGGAATTGCTAAAAAACGAGGACACCCTGTGAGCTATGAGATCGGGGTAAGGAACCATTTTGTTATCGTCGATTTTTTCCCAGCTGGAAAATTCATCTCGCTTTTCGgaaaaaaatatctaaaaaaaaaaaaggtgtgcaAAAACAGGGTTTGTTCCTGTGCTGAAAATCCAGTCTGCTTTGAGCTAACCAAGGGGTAAAATTTTCAGCTCGATGCACATCGACTCGGCTCATTATTCAGCCTAATTCTACCTACAAGCATGTAATCGAAACGAAATTTCAACGCAGGTTGCGAATCAAAATTTCAGCCACATCTAAACAAACTCGCCTTGAGATTAGGTCCTTAATAAATAATATTCTTTTTCTTATTCTTCTATAACAAAACGCAGCTCTGGGATCGTGCGGCGGTTGCTGGTTTTTCTTCGGCGATTGGACCGATATCCCTTGGCCTGGTGTTTGGGGTAAGACTGAATCTTTTTATGGAGAaccttttctcttctttccatGCATGCAAGACCGACGATCTCCTACGAAGCACAGCACTTGAATTGCCATTTCTTTGCCTCTCAACAAGCTCAGCCCGAAGGACTTGCCCATCCATATTTTTGGGAATTGCGGAGATAAACTCAACTCCACCTCTTAATTTTTTATAGGGTGCCGCGTTTTCGTCCACGTATTCCATAACTTCAATCTCAGTAAGTTCGTCGTCATGTTTGCTGACAACGTATGCCATGGGTACTTCGCCCGCCTCAGGGTCTGGGATCCCAACAACCACTGCGTCCTTTATGCCTGGGTGGGCCCTGAGGAGAGTTTCCAGCTCGGAGGGCGAGATCTGGAttacagaaagaaaaaacgaaCCAAGCTTGAAATGCTTTTGCAATTGAGCCATAaactacaagaaaaaaaaacttagaaatAACCTGGTGTCCTCTGAATTTTATGAGATCTTTGAGCTTGTTGACAAGAACGAAATGCTCGTCTTCGTCATAGTAACCTATATCTCCAGTGTGAAGCCAGCCATCTTGGTCGATCGAAAGTTCTGAAGCTTTCTGGTTATTTAAGTAACCTATCGAATAAAATACAAGAACTGAGTAGCTTTTGATTTGGAAATACCTAGTCGTCCCTTGCCCATGTAACTCTGAGATCCAatgcccctccccccccccccccccctcccgatATAAAATAAAGACACACAGTACTAAAGCAGTTTTTGCAAGCCAAATATGCATTAACTGCTTTGCTGACAAATTATTTTCTGCGCCTACCATGTACAAGTCGTATCGGAGTTTCACCACTCAAACCCACTTTTTGTTACTGATTTCCGAATATTAGTAACTCATACAacgttaaaaaattaaaactgattAATTGTAGAACAGACCTTTCATTAGTGTTGGTCCTCGGATACAAATTTCCCCGCGTTGACCTACACCAAGATTCTGCTTTGTTTTAGGATCAACGACCTTGAAGGAAAGTTACAAAGGTAAGAACCGTCATAAACCGCGCTCGAGAAATATACTGTTGGTAGCGGTCCGCGTTCAGTAACAAATTCAATTGAATTTATGGTACGCGAGTCACTAACGATCAAACATAGGCGATCCTTAAAAGGTTTTAACTATCCCAGAGTTCCACACTATAAAAACCTTTGGGGAGACTGAGACGAGTGTGGCATGGTTCCGAATTTATTGTCGTGAAAATCGAGAGATCAATGCTGACCCACGTGGGAAGTTTGGACAGCATGAGAGACGTATTTAAAGATAGAAGCACAGTGAAAAAGGAAGCACATTTCTTGAGGAGGGCGAAAGAAAACGTTGTGGTAAAAACGCAAACATTTGCACACGTCATCTCATTGATTGTGACGCAAGGCCGTCCGTCGATCTATTGAGTTTTATTACATGTTCAAATCCTGTCCTGTAATGCGATTCTAGCGCTATGATTGTCCcactcaatcttggttatcagcttaTATATCGTATGACCCTACATGGAGTCTCTTTATAAAATTTAAACAACTTTGGGTTGTTCAGTAAAGAAAGATCAATTCACACTTACATGAAATTTAATAAAGCAATTGTTACATTCGCTCTTGTTGGACGAGAGATCATACACGACTCCTATCATGGGGTAACCAATATATAAATTATACTCGCGCTATCAAATCCGATTGGATAATTCCATAGCTAtaatttaaaggaaacctccactaaaacaagaatacaacttcaaaatatttaacataatgtttacaatcaaaattgttcaaacgtttgctaatggaatcgtttgtatccgaaataaataaatttcaaaaacgcttgttttggttttcaaatttcctgggcgccgccatcttgaataattgtgacgtgttatggttgctcttttgtatttgcacaaagagcttttgttttaaaacaatagggcaaccatgacacgtcacaattattcaagatggcggcgcccgggaattttaaaaaccaaaacaagcgtttttgaaattcatttatttccgatacaaacgattccattggaaaacgttcgaacaattttgattgagagcattatgttaactattttaaagatatattcctgttttagtggaggttccctttaaagagTCTTGATGATCAACCACGCCGCTTTTTTTAGCGCATGCGTATTTGATCCAGTCTTCCAAACcttataatagggagcttaagcacgtgcgctttttagacgcggacggcaaccggaaggagaacatttcgcgtgccaggacagtggtgtccccCAGATTTTTATAATTATCATCTCTAATATAGAAACGATaattagcaatgtaaatgtggttgcgtgaagacaagttaaaagagaaaacagcccacttccggtcgccgtccgcgtctcaaaaacgcgcgtgcttaagctccctaatgtcagTCAACCCGTGAGATCAACTATTTTGAGGCAGAATGCCCATCTCCACTCAAGCTTCACCGTACCTTACATTCGAGATTAGGGAGCAATGTTCCCACGGATCCGTGCTTTGCATTCGTTGCTGGAGTCATGTGACTTACGGCGGTACTTTCAGTCAACCCATAAcctgataaaaaaataaagtgaTT
It contains:
- the LOC137985945 gene encoding CD40 ligand-like; this encodes MKLLFVFLTCLSLACTNLRFRRAASTLGNQNTCVTPNSPINISVHGNEGKAVKGEKGEKGDTGEKGEKGTFAPCNCTLQNDNKPSAHLEGNQRSTTYQGIITIKDFSLSAPNSHLAGGMTYNDGKLTVPISGRYYIYLQMYFYNNNGRIHVFVNNKLVTMTSPMKAPISEGALYAGGVFKLKAGDVITVKTASWPTSTTKVWMGPHHSYFGAFLI